In Sporosarcina psychrophila, a genomic segment contains:
- a CDS encoding glycerate kinase produces the protein MKVVVAPDSFKGSLTAVEAAEAMVAGIYDADPSIETVMLPAADGGEGTMSSLVGATGGEIVSVVVQDPLGREVGAAYGVLGDRKTSVIEIAEASGLMLLHEEERNPLVTSTYGTGELIVHALDAGLRNFIIGLGGSATNDGGVGMLQALGMRFLGGNGVELSRGGGSLGNLHAIDMHDFDKRISESTFLIACDVSNPFVGPTGASAVFGPQKGACPAMVNRLDENLMWLAHVIEQLTGISLHGKKGAGAAGGAGGAFQAFFPGEMEQGIDVVLNAISFDKQITDADLIITGEGKTDSQTLSGKTPFGVAKVAYKEGKPIILISGVIDQESRDLLAPIFNELHAITDGTVSSQESIAHPSHYLRAKTKLVMENYLTNYTKGV, from the coding sequence TTGAAAGTAGTTGTGGCACCAGATTCATTTAAAGGTAGTTTAACGGCCGTTGAAGCAGCTGAAGCGATGGTCGCAGGCATTTATGATGCTGACCCCTCTATCGAGACAGTTATGCTTCCTGCGGCTGATGGCGGGGAAGGAACGATGAGCAGTTTGGTTGGCGCTACGGGGGGAGAAATCGTATCCGTCGTCGTACAAGATCCGCTTGGCCGAGAAGTCGGGGCGGCTTATGGCGTTCTTGGAGATAGGAAAACTTCTGTCATTGAAATCGCGGAAGCATCTGGATTGATGCTGTTGCACGAAGAGGAAAGAAATCCACTTGTTACATCGACTTATGGCACGGGCGAATTAATTGTTCATGCACTTGACGCGGGCTTACGCAATTTTATTATTGGGCTTGGGGGAAGTGCGACAAACGACGGTGGTGTAGGAATGTTACAGGCACTTGGAATGCGTTTTCTGGGTGGAAATGGAGTGGAATTGTCAAGGGGGGGAGGTTCACTTGGTAATCTTCATGCAATCGATATGCATGATTTTGATAAACGAATTTCAGAAAGCACTTTCCTAATTGCGTGTGATGTCAGTAACCCATTTGTCGGGCCAACTGGTGCTTCCGCTGTTTTCGGTCCACAAAAAGGGGCTTGTCCTGCGATGGTAAATAGACTTGACGAAAACTTGATGTGGTTAGCCCATGTAATTGAACAACTAACCGGCATTTCTCTTCACGGGAAAAAAGGAGCAGGTGCGGCAGGGGGAGCCGGAGGTGCTTTTCAAGCTTTTTTTCCTGGGGAAATGGAACAGGGTATCGACGTTGTGTTGAATGCGATTTCATTCGACAAACAAATTACTGACGCAGATTTAATTATTACAGGTGAAGGCAAAACTGATAGTCAGACATTATCGGGTAAAACACCATTTGGAGTTGCGAAAGTGGCCTATAAAGAGGGAAAGCCAATCATTCTTATTTCAGGTGTGATAGATCAAGAGAGCCGGGATCTATTGGCGCCCATATTCAACGAATTACATGCGATTACAGACGGAACGGTTTCATCACAAGAGTCGATTGCGCATCCAAGTCATTATTTAAGAGCGAAAACAAAGTTGGTAATGGAGAATTATTTAACTAACTATACAAAAGGGGTGTAG
- a CDS encoding GntP family permease, with translation MLFAVIALSVVLVVVLTAVFKVHPFLSLLLGAFFVGIASGMPLLTVVENVNEGFGGLMKSIGIVIVAGTIIGVILEKSGAAYRMAEVVLRVIGEKRPQLAMSIIGYIVSIPVFCDSGFIILASLKKALAKRSKVAIASMSVALATGLYATHTLVPPTPGPIAAAGNIGAENYLGTIILIGLFVAIPAVIVGYFWAVKVASKIEVPEDTEEGGLNYEEIVESFGKMPSTFKAFLPIVLPIVLIGIGSVAALTGEDTAFINFLRFLGAPSVALLFGVLASFLLLPKFNEETLSGWIGDALKEAAPILLITGAGGAFGKVISNSGIADLIANMNMEALAGGALFLLIPFIIAAALKTAQGSSTASLVITSTLIAPLLPSMGIEGAIPLSLVVMAIGAGAMTVSHVNDSFFWVVTQFSGMTVTDAYKAQTMATLLQGVTTIIVTMLLWTVLV, from the coding sequence ATGTTATTTGCAGTTATTGCACTTAGTGTTGTGCTCGTTGTTGTGTTGACAGCTGTTTTTAAAGTTCATCCGTTTTTATCTTTACTGCTCGGCGCATTTTTCGTCGGTATTGCTTCAGGCATGCCGTTGCTCACAGTAGTGGAAAATGTCAATGAAGGATTCGGCGGATTAATGAAATCGATTGGGATTGTCATTGTCGCGGGGACTATTATTGGAGTCATTCTAGAAAAGTCGGGTGCGGCATATAGAATGGCGGAAGTCGTTTTACGAGTAATCGGTGAAAAGCGCCCTCAGTTGGCAATGTCAATCATCGGTTATATCGTATCAATCCCTGTTTTTTGTGATTCTGGCTTCATTATATTAGCAAGTTTGAAAAAGGCATTGGCGAAACGTTCAAAAGTGGCGATTGCATCCATGTCAGTTGCACTTGCAACCGGATTGTATGCGACACACACGTTAGTTCCGCCAACACCGGGACCAATTGCTGCAGCTGGTAATATCGGCGCGGAAAATTATCTAGGGACTATTATTTTAATTGGACTTTTCGTTGCGATTCCAGCAGTTATTGTTGGTTATTTCTGGGCGGTAAAAGTAGCCTCAAAAATCGAAGTACCGGAAGATACTGAGGAAGGCGGACTGAATTACGAAGAGATTGTTGAATCGTTCGGGAAAATGCCCTCCACGTTCAAAGCATTCTTGCCAATTGTACTGCCAATAGTATTGATTGGAATCGGTTCTGTGGCAGCACTTACTGGCGAAGACACTGCTTTTATCAACTTCCTACGATTTTTAGGAGCACCATCCGTCGCGCTTCTATTCGGTGTGCTGGCATCGTTTTTGTTACTTCCTAAATTTAATGAGGAAACGCTTTCAGGTTGGATTGGCGATGCATTGAAGGAAGCTGCTCCTATTCTTCTTATTACTGGGGCAGGAGGAGCATTCGGGAAAGTTATTTCAAATTCAGGTATTGCAGACCTTATCGCAAACATGAATATGGAGGCGTTAGCGGGTGGTGCTCTGTTCCTCCTTATTCCATTTATTATCGCAGCCGCATTGAAAACAGCCCAAGGATCTTCGACTGCTTCACTTGTCATCACCTCAACATTAATAGCACCACTATTGCCTTCAATGGGAATTGAAGGAGCGATTCCACTTTCGCTTGTAGTCATGGCGATTGGTGCCGGAGCAATGACTGTTAGCCATGTGAATGACAGCTTCTTCTGGGTTGTTACACAATTTAGTGGCATGACAGTGACGGATGCGTATAAGGCACAAACGATGGCAACGCTGTTACAAGGCGTAACAACAATTATAGTTACGATGCTACTTTGGACCGTTCTAGTGTAA